One part of the Pseudoalteromonas ulvae UL12 genome encodes these proteins:
- a CDS encoding ABC transporter ATP-binding protein yields the protein MISVSDLCFRRQDGAEVQTLFDGLSFTINAHEHLALLGDSGSGKTTLLHLLAGLLSPNSGQIEVNGERISAYNAQQLAHYRRKIGLIFQHYQLLDCLSVKQNILFQHQLNYPNQVASEFDALVEQLGLKDKLNKLPSQLSGGEQQRVGIARALLNQPKLILADEPTGNLDQTRAQQVVEMLTTLCKERQINLVMVTHSQRLTQYFDSVKVLANGQFDG from the coding sequence GTGATAAGTGTGAGCGATTTATGCTTTCGCAGGCAAGATGGTGCAGAGGTGCAAACCCTGTTTGATGGCTTGAGTTTTACTATCAATGCACACGAGCATTTAGCGTTACTGGGTGACAGTGGTTCAGGTAAAACCACCTTATTGCATTTGCTTGCAGGTTTGCTGAGCCCAAACAGCGGTCAAATTGAGGTCAATGGTGAACGTATTTCTGCTTACAATGCGCAGCAACTGGCTCATTACCGCCGTAAAATCGGCCTTATTTTTCAGCACTATCAATTACTTGATTGCTTGAGCGTCAAACAAAACATTCTGTTTCAACATCAACTTAATTATCCAAACCAAGTCGCGAGCGAATTTGATGCCTTAGTAGAACAATTAGGCTTAAAGGACAAACTCAATAAGCTACCCAGCCAACTGTCTGGTGGGGAGCAACAGCGCGTCGGCATTGCTCGGGCGCTGCTTAACCAACCTAAACTGATTTTAGCTGACGAACCCACTGGCAACTTAGATCAAACACGCGCTCAACAAGTGGTGGAGATGCTCACCACCTTATGCAAAGAGCGGCAAATTAACTTGGTCATGGTAACGCACTCGCAGCGATTAACTCAGTATTTTGATAGTGTCAAAGTGTTAGCAAACGGGCAGTTTGATGGCTGA